A genomic region of Streptosporangium lutulentum contains the following coding sequences:
- a CDS encoding acetamidase/formamidase family protein produces MTNHRLDPTPETVTDVFSRDLPAALTVDPGDTIVVHSLDASGHLERQRTPGEVRPKMFSAKRGHCLAGPIAVRGAEPGMMLAVRLVSLRPDEWGWTVAAALDNPLNRRLGVAGGPPTWLLWELDADKLTGVNQHGLTMDLAPFLGVIGLPPAEAGEHSTTPPRPSGGNIDCRELVAGSTLYLPVTVPGAQLCLGDGHAAQGDGEVSGTAIECGMTTELVVDLVTDRPIPTVHAVTPAGRVTFGFSADLNEASAQALDAMLGWIQSMFDVDKATALALASPSVSLRVTQVANQVWGVHAVLPDGVLR; encoded by the coding sequence ATGACGAACCACCGGCTTGACCCCACCCCCGAAACGGTGACCGACGTCTTCTCCCGCGACCTTCCGGCCGCGCTGACCGTCGACCCGGGTGACACGATCGTCGTGCACTCCCTGGACGCGTCGGGACACCTGGAGCGGCAGCGGACGCCCGGTGAGGTCCGCCCGAAGATGTTCAGCGCCAAGCGCGGCCACTGCCTCGCCGGGCCCATCGCCGTACGCGGCGCGGAGCCGGGGATGATGCTCGCGGTTCGGCTGGTCTCGCTGCGGCCGGACGAGTGGGGCTGGACCGTCGCCGCCGCGCTGGACAACCCGCTCAACCGGCGGCTCGGGGTGGCCGGCGGACCCCCTACCTGGCTGCTCTGGGAACTGGACGCCGACAAGCTCACAGGTGTCAACCAGCACGGGCTGACGATGGACCTCGCGCCCTTCCTCGGCGTCATCGGCCTGCCGCCGGCCGAGGCCGGCGAGCACTCGACGACCCCGCCCCGCCCGTCCGGCGGGAACATCGACTGCCGCGAACTCGTCGCCGGCTCGACCCTCTACCTGCCGGTGACCGTGCCCGGCGCGCAACTGTGCCTCGGCGACGGGCACGCCGCGCAGGGCGACGGCGAGGTGTCCGGCACCGCGATCGAGTGCGGGATGACCACCGAGCTCGTGGTCGACCTGGTGACCGACCGGCCGATCCCGACGGTGCACGCGGTGACCCCGGCCGGCCGCGTCACCTTCGGCTTCAGCGCCGACCTCAACGAGGCGTCCGCGCAGGCGCTGGACGCCATGCTCGGCTGGATCCAGTCGATGTTCGACGTGGACAAGGCCACCGCCCTCGCCCTGGCCAGCCCGTCCGTCAGCCTGCGGGTCACCCAGGTGGCCAACCAGGTGTGGGGCGTCCACGCCGTGCTGCCCGACGGGGTGCTGCGATGA
- a CDS encoding aldehyde dehydrogenase family protein: MTREIGSVIGGKEVPNGTAYDSINPAKVSEVVARVQLADAGTFSSACRTAAAAQKEWAAVPAPVRGRVIASIGRLVEANAETLARLVTREIGKPYAEALGEVREIVDTCDFFLGEGRRLYGQTVPSEMPDKNLFTFRVPVGVAAVITAGNFPVAVPSWYLVPALLAGNAVVWKPAEYAAASAEALFRLFTASGLPEGVLNLVLADGQATFQGLESALDEGTVHKVGFTGSTEVGRRIGELCGRHLQSPCLELGGKNPMVVMPDADLDLAVEGALFAGFGTAGQRCTSLGTVIVHESVHDDFLDRYTRATAEAVIGDPAGEVLCGPMLDHKFAARYEEYLGWIQPHHTVVSGATGRITSANARGDFSGEGGLYYHPVIVDGVRPDDRLFLEETFGPIVGVSTFTTLDEAVDLANRPGYGLSSSIYTTDPKSAFRFREGIGAGMVSVNNSTSGAEAHLPFGGNGKSGNGSRQSGVWVLDQFTRWQAMNWDYSGKLQKAQMDVAEVVPDLGFRL; this comes from the coding sequence ATGACCCGCGAGATCGGTTCCGTCATCGGCGGAAAAGAAGTCCCGAACGGCACCGCCTACGACTCGATCAACCCCGCCAAGGTGAGCGAGGTGGTCGCGCGCGTCCAGCTGGCGGACGCGGGCACGTTCTCCTCCGCGTGCCGTACGGCCGCCGCGGCCCAGAAGGAGTGGGCGGCGGTCCCCGCGCCCGTCCGGGGACGGGTGATCGCCTCGATCGGACGCCTGGTGGAGGCCAACGCCGAGACCCTGGCCCGCCTGGTCACCCGGGAGATCGGCAAGCCGTACGCCGAGGCCCTGGGCGAGGTCCGCGAGATCGTCGACACGTGTGACTTCTTCCTCGGCGAGGGCCGGCGGCTCTACGGGCAGACGGTGCCCTCGGAGATGCCGGACAAGAACCTGTTCACCTTCCGGGTGCCGGTGGGGGTGGCCGCGGTGATCACGGCGGGCAACTTCCCGGTCGCGGTGCCGTCCTGGTATCTCGTCCCGGCGCTGCTGGCGGGCAACGCGGTCGTGTGGAAGCCCGCCGAGTACGCCGCGGCCTCGGCCGAGGCGCTCTTCCGGCTGTTCACGGCGTCGGGGCTGCCCGAGGGCGTGCTGAACCTGGTGCTCGCCGACGGCCAGGCGACGTTCCAGGGTCTTGAGAGCGCGCTGGACGAGGGCACGGTGCACAAGGTCGGCTTCACCGGTTCCACCGAGGTCGGCCGGAGGATCGGCGAGCTGTGCGGGCGGCACCTGCAGTCTCCCTGCCTGGAGCTCGGCGGCAAGAACCCGATGGTGGTCATGCCCGACGCCGACCTCGACCTGGCGGTGGAGGGCGCGCTGTTCGCCGGGTTCGGCACGGCGGGGCAGCGCTGCACCTCGCTCGGCACGGTGATCGTGCACGAGAGCGTCCACGACGACTTCCTCGACCGCTACACGCGCGCGACGGCCGAGGCCGTGATCGGCGACCCGGCCGGGGAGGTGCTGTGCGGGCCGATGCTCGACCACAAGTTCGCGGCCCGGTACGAGGAGTATCTGGGCTGGATCCAGCCGCACCACACGGTCGTCTCCGGCGCCACCGGGCGGATCACCTCCGCGAACGCCCGCGGCGACTTCTCCGGGGAGGGCGGCCTCTACTACCACCCGGTGATCGTGGACGGCGTGCGCCCCGACGACCGGCTCTTCCTTGAGGAGACCTTCGGCCCGATCGTCGGCGTGAGCACCTTCACGACCCTGGACGAGGCCGTCGACCTGGCCAACCGTCCCGGCTACGGGCTCTCCTCCTCCATCTACACCACCGACCCCAAGTCCGCCTTCCGGTTCCGGGAGGGCATCGGCGCCGGCATGGTCAGCGTCAACAACTCCACCTCGGGCGCGGAGGCCCACCTGCCTTTCGGCGGAAACGGCAAGTCGGGCAACGGAAGCCGGCAGTCGGGGGTGTGGGTGCTCGACCAGTTCACCCGCTGGCAGGCGATGAACTGGGACTACTCGGGCAAGCTGCAGAAGGCCCAGATGGACGTCGCCGAGGTCGTCCCCGACCTCGGCTTCCGCCTTTGA